In the Thermodesulfovibrio yellowstonii DSM 11347 genome, one interval contains:
- the yedE gene encoding YedE family putative selenium transporter: MEGFKNFLATRGGIIFVGLVIGVLAPVLQNLGNPPNMGICVACMERDIAGSLGLHRAAVVQYMRPEILGFVLGAFLSALAFKEYRPRGGSAPFIRFILGVFAMIGALVFLGCPWRTLLRLAGGDGNAIFGLLGLIFGIWVGTRFLKAGYSLGRTQTAPSKAAGLAFPLLMLGFLILLFIDPQPEGEGRGMLLFYSLKGPGAQHAPLFISLVVGLLIGVLAQRSRFCTMGAFRDLLLFKQGHLFSGVAAFFIAALITNLILGQFHPGFEKQPIAHTMQLWNFLGMTLAGLAFTLAGGCPGRQLFMSGEGDADAAVFASGMIVGAGIAHNFGLASSPAGIGPNGAVATIIGLIVCVIIGLTMRRR; this comes from the coding sequence ATGGAGGGTTTTAAAAATTTTCTTGCCACGCGGGGAGGTATTATTTTTGTTGGTTTAGTTATTGGGGTTCTTGCTCCTGTGCTTCAGAATCTTGGAAATCCACCTAATATGGGTATATGTGTTGCCTGTATGGAAAGGGATATTGCTGGCTCATTGGGACTTCACAGAGCAGCAGTTGTTCAGTATATGAGACCTGAAATACTCGGGTTTGTGCTCGGAGCATTTTTGTCTGCATTGGCATTTAAGGAATATAGACCTCGCGGAGGCTCTGCACCATTTATAAGATTCATTTTAGGTGTTTTTGCAATGATAGGTGCGTTAGTGTTTTTGGGCTGTCCATGGAGAACTCTCCTTAGGCTTGCTGGTGGAGACGGAAATGCAATCTTTGGTTTGCTCGGTCTTATTTTTGGTATATGGGTTGGAACAAGATTTTTAAAGGCTGGTTACTCTCTGGGAAGAACTCAAACAGCTCCGTCAAAGGCAGCAGGGCTTGCCTTTCCTCTTTTGATGCTCGGATTTCTTATTCTTCTATTTATTGATCCTCAACCAGAAGGAGAAGGAAGGGGAATGTTACTTTTTTATAGTTTAAAAGGACCAGGGGCTCAGCATGCACCTTTATTTATATCACTTGTTGTGGGTTTATTAATAGGTGTTCTTGCTCAAAGGAGCAGATTTTGCACTATGGGAGCTTTCAGAGACCTTTTACTTTTCAAACAAGGGCATTTATTTTCAGGTGTGGCAGCATTTTTTATAGCAGCATTGATAACAAATCTAATACTTGGTCAATTTCATCCAGGATTTGAGAAACAACCAATTGCTCATACAATGCAGCTCTGGAATTTTCTGGGTATGACACTTGCGGGTTTAGCATTCACTCTGGCGGGTGGTTGTCCTGGTAGACAGCTTTTTATGTCTGGAGAAGGTGATGCAGATGCTGCTGTTTTTGCATCTGGTATGATTGTCGGTGCAGGAATTGCTCATAACTTTGGTCTTGCGAGCTCACCAGCTGGTATAGGTCCAAATGGGGCAGTGGCAACAATAATAGGGTTAATAGTCTGTGTAATTATTGGATTAACAATGAGAAGGAGGTAA
- the fliS gene encoding flagellar export chaperone FliS — protein MTYVDSYLQSKVMGADGVELITMLYDRAIVSLNIAKDSIMKGLDDPELVKKKAVELSRATDILYYLNDILDKQRGGQIAENLSLIYTTLAGELVKANLFNDTEIISKSIEILNNIKSAWEDVRNQLKEKQNEPKRTFAGAV, from the coding sequence ATGACCTATGTAGATTCCTATCTGCAGAGCAAAGTTATGGGCGCAGATGGAGTTGAGTTGATAACAATGCTCTATGACAGGGCAATTGTTTCTCTCAATATTGCTAAAGATTCAATAATGAAAGGACTTGATGACCCAGAACTTGTTAAGAAAAAAGCTGTAGAACTAAGCAGAGCAACTGATATTTTATATTATCTGAATGATATCCTTGATAAACAAAGAGGTGGACAGATTGCAGAAAATCTAAGCCTCATATATACAACTCTTGCAGGTGAGCTCGTAAAGGCGAATCTTTTTAACGATACGGAAATTATTTCAAAATCTATAGAAATTCTGAATAACATTAAATCAGCATGGGAAGATGTAAGAAATCAGTTAAAGGAAAAACAGAATGAACCAAAGAGAACCTTTGCAGGAGCAGTCTAA
- the fliD gene encoding flagellar filament capping protein FliD codes for MADLYVSGLTGALDTETIISNLLKIKQQPLTQLTQQKALTQAKVSSLTNLYSALNGMQSFFTNLNISSIFSTKKATSSNTSVLTATATSDTPNLTMSLTVNKLAQTEMRASTDGMSSLTDTFTSSGTITLKYWKDNSNFVTYDVNYSAGQTLQDLVNSINSAQNDIKASIYYTGTSYRLLLTESDASNSTKETDTASSSYVIEASGLPTELNSLETLQNAQNASLTIGSSTTPVTSASNTFSNIVTGLDITVKDTGSATVTISEDYSQIDSTLNSFVSNYNSIISLINSMTGKGAQFQGDSTITTIKTGMVRMLNPLINAGLINYSDTDGTISINSDTLSSLKSSNPEKLNEILTTLKDSFTNQLNGWTGAINTYKKIGENQITNINNKITNLQEYLTKYEEQLRKEYAQLESFINEMNQISSRLEDFMTSLSKMTSGGK; via the coding sequence ATGGCTGATCTTTATGTGTCAGGACTTACTGGAGCATTAGATACAGAGACCATAATAAGCAATCTTTTAAAGATAAAACAACAGCCTTTAACGCAACTTACACAGCAAAAAGCTTTAACACAGGCAAAAGTTTCAAGCCTGACTAATCTTTACAGTGCTCTCAATGGAATGCAGAGCTTTTTTACTAATCTTAATATAAGTAGTATTTTCTCAACAAAGAAAGCAACTTCATCAAATACATCAGTTCTTACAGCAACAGCAACTTCTGATACACCAAATCTTACAATGAGCCTTACTGTTAATAAACTTGCTCAGACAGAGATGAGAGCAAGTACAGATGGGATGTCATCCCTTACAGATACATTTACATCCTCTGGAACAATAACACTTAAATACTGGAAAGACAATTCAAACTTTGTTACTTACGATGTAAATTACTCAGCAGGGCAGACTCTCCAAGACCTTGTAAACAGTATAAATTCAGCACAGAATGATATTAAAGCATCAATTTACTATACAGGTACAAGTTATCGCCTGCTTTTAACAGAATCAGATGCTTCAAATTCAACCAAAGAGACTGATACAGCAAGTTCTTCCTATGTTATTGAAGCAAGCGGATTGCCCACAGAGCTTAATAGCCTTGAAACCCTTCAAAATGCTCAAAATGCTTCATTAACTATTGGTAGTTCAACCACGCCTGTTACATCTGCCTCAAATACTTTTAGCAATATCGTAACAGGACTTGATATAACTGTAAAGGATACAGGTTCTGCGACAGTGACCATAAGCGAGGATTACTCCCAGATAGACAGTACACTCAATAGCTTTGTATCAAACTATAATTCTATCATATCTCTGATAAACTCAATGACAGGCAAGGGAGCACAGTTTCAGGGTGATAGTACAATTACTACGATTAAGACAGGTATGGTAAGAATGCTTAATCCATTAATTAATGCAGGATTAATTAACTATTCTGATACAGACGGAACAATCTCTATAAACAGTGATACATTGAGTTCACTTAAATCATCAAATCCTGAAAAATTGAATGAAATATTGACAACCTTAAAAGACTCTTTTACTAATCAACTCAATGGTTGGACAGGTGCTATAAATACCTATAAAAAAATTGGCGAGAACCAAATTACAAATATTAATAATAAGATAACAAATCTTCAGGAATATCTTACCAAATATGAAGAACAACTTCGTAAAGAATATGCTCAGCTTGAATCATTTATAAATGAGATGAACCAAATCAGTTCAAGGCTTGAAGATTTTATGACTTCACTTTCAAAAATGACATCAGGAGGTAAATAG
- a CDS encoding flagellar protein FlaG: MKLDGIEKEVIMINPYRQAKSDIIYPQSLQKESSSNLNNQKNLLQENSDNFGKITMSQEELNRIMDEIKHKFSMLEKYLKIDIDAELKMPISKIIDMRTEEVIRQIPPEWLVDILKRMEELKGVFYYEEV, encoded by the coding sequence ATGAAGCTGGACGGGATAGAAAAAGAAGTTATAATGATAAATCCTTACAGACAGGCTAAGTCAGATATTATATACCCTCAGTCCCTCCAGAAAGAAAGTTCAAGTAATTTGAACAATCAGAAAAATCTGTTACAAGAGAATTCAGATAATTTTGGAAAAATAACAATGTCTCAGGAAGAACTTAACAGAATAATGGATGAGATAAAACATAAATTTAGCATGCTTGAAAAATATCTTAAAATAGACATTGATGCAGAGCTAAAAATGCCTATTTCAAAGATTATTGATATGAGAACAGAAGAAGTAATTCGGCAGATTCCTCCAGAATGGCTTGTTGATATTTTAAAAAGAATGGAAGAATTAAAGGGCGTTTTTTATTATGAGGAGGTTTGA
- a CDS encoding flagellin, with translation MALRVNFNAEAATTHTALLRNEKAMNKSLLRISTGQRILSAADDAAGLFIADQLATVGAALDQGNRNIQTGISALQIAETNVGQIFDKLQTIYTKAQSAANDINDPNARAALQRDIANLVDAIQKLGTDTEYNGIKLLDGTFANKVIHYGARADQTITTSIGNVKATNIGAFVVQGSGQVTSSATSAYTSLIAGDWQYNSASDTVTVAGVNLKNYSALSSVTGAVDAKSIADAINNNATLQGVGISARAVNTSTATTEWSNIDNSSGTAAVTIKFYVGSSTASASAISITVAAGETLTLDELVSQINTQASTKSLNITATNSGNKLALTTEGETIGLEIASATGAVAVNMAQFLQGATGTVAVGNTGSAVKVGNLIVTGTDSYNYDFTGISTASAGLGVAATGSGNFYNLYSIDVTDNSGAELAIDIVNTAIKKVDKVRTQIGSVINNLQAIYDGQKTSYDNTKEAENVIRNTDFAAEMSTFTTMQIRMQAGVAMLAQANALPQLVLQLLR, from the coding sequence ATGGCATTAAGAGTTAATTTTAACGCAGAAGCCGCAACAACACACACAGCCCTTCTCAGAAACGAGAAGGCAATGAACAAGTCCCTTTTAAGAATTTCAACAGGGCAGAGAATTCTTTCAGCAGCTGACGATGCAGCAGGTCTTTTTATTGCAGACCAGCTTGCAACAGTTGGAGCAGCACTTGACCAAGGTAATCGTAATATTCAGACCGGTATCAGTGCTCTCCAGATTGCAGAAACAAATGTAGGACAGATTTTTGACAAACTTCAGACAATCTACACAAAAGCTCAATCTGCAGCAAATGACATCAATGACCCGAATGCCCGTGCAGCTTTACAGAGAGATATTGCAAATCTTGTTGATGCAATTCAAAAACTTGGGACAGACACAGAATATAATGGAATTAAGCTTCTTGATGGAACATTCGCAAACAAGGTTATTCATTACGGAGCAAGAGCAGACCAGACAATTACAACAAGTATAGGCAATGTAAAAGCAACAAATATTGGTGCATTTGTTGTTCAGGGAAGTGGACAGGTTACATCAAGTGCTACATCAGCCTATACATCATTGATTGCTGGAGACTGGCAGTATAATTCTGCTTCTGATACAGTGACAGTTGCTGGAGTTAATTTAAAGAATTATAGCGCGCTTTCAAGTGTAACAGGAGCAGTTGATGCAAAATCAATTGCAGATGCAATAAACAATAACGCTACATTACAGGGAGTTGGTATTTCAGCAAGAGCTGTAAATACCAGCACAGCAACTACTGAATGGAGTAATATTGACAATAGTTCAGGGACAGCTGCGGTTACTATAAAATTTTATGTTGGTTCATCTACAGCTTCTGCAAGTGCTATTTCTATTACAGTGGCTGCAGGAGAAACCCTTACTCTTGATGAGTTAGTTTCTCAGATTAATACACAGGCATCCACAAAATCTCTCAATATAACAGCAACAAATTCAGGGAATAAGCTTGCTCTTACAACAGAAGGTGAAACTATAGGACTTGAAATTGCATCTGCTACAGGTGCTGTGGCTGTTAATATGGCACAGTTTCTCCAGGGTGCGACAGGTACTGTAGCAGTTGGTAATACAGGTTCCGCTGTTAAAGTCGGCAATCTTATAGTAACAGGAACAGACTCATATAACTATGATTTTACAGGAATAAGCACTGCATCAGCAGGACTCGGGGTAGCAGCTACTGGTTCAGGAAATTTCTATAATCTTTATAGTATTGATGTTACAGATAATTCAGGAGCGGAGTTGGCTATAGATATTGTTAATACTGCAATAAAGAAGGTTGATAAGGTCAGGACTCAGATTGGTTCTGTAATCAATAACCTACAGGCTATATATGATGGACAAAAAACATCTTATGACAATACAAAGGAAGCTGAAAACGTCATTCGTAACACAGACTTCGCAGCTGAAATGAGCACATTTACCACAATGCAGATTAGAATGCAGGCAGGTGTTGCAATGCTTGCTCAGGCAAATGCCTTACCTCAGCTTGTGCTTCAGCTTCTTCGTTAA
- a CDS encoding glycosyltransferase family 2 protein has product MKKLCFAIPTWNRAKKLEICVREMARQIIELGKQDEIGIFVSDNCSDDDTPKVLAKLKKEYPFLDYCRLEKHVDSADSIEAVMRRAEGEYLWLFGDDDILLKDGLRIVWHNVNTKPATVIHAGNGWLKPHSHKIYEGNVLEFANKMGFNQFIGWATSVILKKEKINEMVELPNYTKYKEAAYTHVLGILHVAYHEPAVVIDFPICQPMETQTTEDIKRWEMENIGWRYFITVEGLQILFQLGILKEKLKPMFFKYLTYYLWDRFITNMIAQELIGKPFPSKGWDLILAMADMIDDPDMAKRIRSNTISAYQLCATRNTLINQITAINTILNGIINETNKQIFEMGWAGGQK; this is encoded by the coding sequence ATGAAAAAACTATGTTTTGCAATTCCTACATGGAACAGGGCAAAAAAGCTTGAGATATGTGTAAGAGAAATGGCACGGCAGATCATTGAACTTGGCAAACAGGATGAAATTGGAATATTTGTTTCTGATAATTGTTCCGATGATGATACTCCAAAAGTGCTTGCAAAACTGAAAAAAGAGTATCCTTTTCTGGATTATTGCAGATTGGAAAAACATGTTGATTCCGCTGACAGCATTGAAGCTGTAATGCGTCGTGCAGAAGGAGAATATTTATGGCTTTTTGGCGATGATGATATTTTATTAAAAGACGGATTAAGAATTGTCTGGCACAATGTAAATACAAAACCAGCAACTGTAATTCATGCTGGAAACGGCTGGCTAAAGCCTCACAGTCACAAAATTTATGAAGGAAATGTCTTGGAATTTGCTAATAAAATGGGATTCAATCAATTTATTGGGTGGGCAACTTCAGTAATATTAAAAAAGGAAAAAATTAATGAAATGGTTGAACTGCCTAATTATACTAAATATAAAGAAGCCGCATATACACATGTTCTCGGCATCCTTCATGTAGCTTATCATGAACCTGCTGTTGTTATTGACTTTCCCATCTGTCAGCCTATGGAGACTCAAACAACAGAAGATATTAAAAGATGGGAAATGGAAAACATTGGATGGAGATATTTCATTACTGTGGAGGGATTACAGATACTTTTTCAACTTGGCATACTGAAGGAGAAACTGAAACCTATGTTTTTTAAGTATCTTACCTATTATTTGTGGGATAGATTCATTACCAATATGATAGCTCAGGAACTAATAGGAAAACCTTTTCCTTCAAAGGGATGGGATCTTATACTTGCTATGGCAGATATGATTGATGACCCTGACATGGCAAAAAGAATCAGAAGTAATACAATCTCTGCCTATCAACTCTGCGCTACAAGAAATACTCTTATTAATCAGATTACAGCAATAAATACGATTCTGAATGGTATAATTAATGAAACAAATAAACAAATATTTGAGATGGGCTGGGCAGGAGGACAAAAATGA
- the rfbF gene encoding glucose-1-phosphate cytidylyltransferase encodes MKAVILAGGLGTRIAEETHLKPKPMIEIGGKPILWHIMKIYSAHGVNDFIICCGYRGYMIKEYFANYFLYMADVTFDMKFNQMIVHNCEAEPWKVTVVDTGEHTQTGGRLKRVAKYLEGEELFCFTYGDGVSDVNIKDEITFHQAHGKLATVLAVQPPGRFGALVTDGDYVRDFMEKPSGDGGWINGGFFVLSPKVIELIEGDHMSWESKPMQTLAEKGELVAYKHTGFWHPMDTLRDKNYLEELWKSGKAPWKVW; translated from the coding sequence ATGAAGGCTGTAATCCTTGCAGGAGGGCTTGGGACAAGAATAGCTGAAGAAACTCACCTTAAGCCAAAACCAATGATTGAAATCGGTGGTAAGCCAATCCTCTGGCATATTATGAAAATATACTCTGCTCATGGAGTTAATGATTTTATTATCTGCTGTGGATACAGGGGATACATGATTAAAGAATACTTTGCAAACTACTTTCTTTACATGGCAGATGTTACGTTTGATATGAAATTTAACCAAATGATTGTTCACAACTGCGAAGCAGAACCATGGAAAGTTACTGTTGTAGATACAGGAGAACACACTCAGACAGGGGGAAGGCTCAAAAGAGTTGCAAAATATCTTGAAGGAGAGGAACTGTTTTGCTTTACATATGGTGATGGAGTAAGTGATGTAAATATCAAGGACGAAATAACCTTTCATCAAGCTCATGGAAAACTGGCAACAGTTCTTGCTGTTCAACCGCCTGGAAGATTTGGTGCTCTCGTTACTGATGGAGACTATGTCAGGGATTTTATGGAAAAGCCCTCTGGAGACGGTGGATGGATAAACGGAGGATTTTTTGTTCTTTCACCAAAAGTAATAGAGCTTATTGAAGGAGACCATATGAGCTGGGAAAGTAAACCTATGCAAACACTGGCTGAAAAAGGAGAGCTTGTTGCTTATAAACACACAGGTTTCTGGCATCCCATGGATACTTTAAGAGATAAAAACTATCTTGAAGAACTATGGAAAAGTGGCAAGGCACCATGGAAAGTATGGTAA
- a CDS encoding GDP-mannose 4,6-dehydratase, whose translation MESMVNKSFWIDRPTFVTGGTGLLGSWLVKKLLELKADVVCLVRDWVPQSELVLSKTIEKVKIVRGDIRDETLLERVLGEYEIDTVFHLAAQTIVTIANRNPISTLETNIQGTWALLEACRRSPTVKQIIIASSDKAYGEQGVLPYDENTPLQGRHPYDVSKSCADLISQMYAYTFNLPVVITRCGNLYGGGDLNWNRIVPGTIRSVLKGENPIIRSDGTLVRDYFYVEDAVLAYIMLAEKLAEDRKLTGEAFNFSNEEPLSVLEITERILRLMKSELKPVILNEVCYEIPKQYLNAKKAREILGWKPIYSLDEGLTLTIKWYKKMGCINERNFKL comes from the coding sequence ATGGAAAGTATGGTAAATAAATCTTTCTGGATTGACAGACCCACCTTTGTCACAGGTGGGACAGGACTTCTTGGAAGCTGGCTTGTAAAGAAGCTTTTAGAGTTAAAAGCAGATGTTGTCTGTCTTGTGAGAGACTGGGTACCTCAAAGTGAGTTAGTGCTTTCAAAAACTATAGAAAAAGTTAAAATAGTCAGAGGTGATATAAGGGATGAAACCCTGCTTGAAAGAGTCCTGGGAGAATATGAAATAGACACAGTTTTTCATCTTGCAGCTCAGACAATTGTCACAATTGCAAATCGCAATCCTATCTCAACACTTGAGACAAATATACAGGGAACATGGGCTTTACTTGAGGCATGCAGGCGTTCTCCCACTGTAAAACAAATTATTATTGCATCCTCTGATAAAGCTTACGGAGAACAGGGAGTGTTACCCTATGATGAAAATACACCCCTACAGGGCAGACATCCCTATGATGTGAGTAAATCTTGCGCTGATTTAATTTCTCAGATGTATGCCTATACATTCAACCTTCCAGTTGTAATAACAAGATGTGGAAACCTCTATGGTGGAGGAGACCTAAACTGGAATAGGATTGTTCCTGGAACAATCCGCTCAGTGTTAAAGGGAGAAAATCCCATTATTCGCTCTGATGGAACTCTCGTGAGAGACTACTTTTATGTGGAGGATGCGGTATTAGCATACATAATGCTTGCTGAAAAATTAGCAGAAGACAGAAAACTCACCGGTGAGGCTTTTAACTTTTCCAATGAAGAACCGCTAAGTGTATTGGAAATTACAGAGAGAATTTTAAGGCTTATGAAGTCAGAATTAAAACCTGTGATACTAAATGAGGTTTGCTATGAGATACCAAAACAGTATTTGAATGCAAAAAAAGCAAGGGAAATTCTTGGGTGGAAGCCGATTTATAGCCTTGATGAAGGACTAACTCTTACAATAAAATGGTATAAAAAAATGGGGTGCATTAATGAAAGAAATTTTAAATTGTAA
- a CDS encoding class I SAM-dependent methyltransferase: MKEILNCKCRICGSKRLYEVITLEKMPLTDEFITQDDFGKEFLSDIVIGICSNCGITQNCNDLNMSLYYDKYEYSVGYSPLFNHFMEKLVEKTIKFFSKKNLQSVKVLEIGSGSGELLEKFKRCGVSVLGIEPSSSLCKFANKKGIPTLNSFFCYDMVENIPADFKTVDCIISCYTFDHLPDINDALQACRKILNKNGKLIIEIHDLDLIIKRKEFCLFEHEHYFYLNKETAEFVFNKNGFNIIDFNLLRNEERRANSLLIVAEPKYDDNYINLNLEIELKKVSGLKENITELINKIDAWLLNNSKYKIVAYGAGGRGVMTIAALKNYKYFNVIIDKNPKGDNIYLPKTHIPIKKPEFLINTRVDYIFVFSYGYFKEIIQELSKYGYSKKQFVSLLDFS, from the coding sequence ATGAAAGAAATTTTAAATTGTAAGTGTAGAATATGCGGTTCAAAAAGATTATACGAAGTTATTACCTTAGAAAAAATGCCATTGACAGATGAATTTATTACACAAGATGATTTTGGGAAAGAATTTTTATCAGATATAGTTATTGGAATATGTAGTAATTGCGGGATAACTCAAAATTGTAATGATCTGAATATGTCACTATACTATGATAAATATGAATATTCTGTTGGATATTCTCCATTATTTAATCATTTTATGGAAAAATTGGTTGAAAAAACAATAAAATTTTTTTCTAAAAAAAACTTACAATCTGTTAAAGTATTAGAAATTGGTTCAGGTAGTGGTGAACTGTTAGAGAAGTTTAAAAGATGTGGGGTTTCTGTTTTGGGAATTGAGCCTTCTTCATCCTTATGTAAATTTGCCAATAAAAAAGGTATTCCAACTTTAAACAGCTTTTTTTGTTACGATATGGTAGAAAATATCCCTGCAGATTTCAAAACTGTTGATTGTATCATTTCATGTTACACATTTGATCACTTGCCAGATATTAATGATGCACTCCAAGCATGTAGAAAAATACTCAATAAAAATGGCAAACTCATTATAGAAATTCACGATTTAGACCTAATAATAAAACGTAAAGAATTCTGTTTGTTTGAACATGAGCATTACTTTTATTTAAATAAAGAAACAGCTGAGTTTGTATTTAATAAAAATGGGTTTAACATAATTGATTTTAATTTACTAAGAAATGAAGAAAGAAGGGCTAATTCACTTCTTATTGTAGCTGAACCAAAATATGATGATAATTATATTAATCTAAACCTTGAAATTGAATTAAAGAAAGTTTCAGGATTAAAAGAGAATATTACTGAACTGATTAATAAAATTGATGCCTGGCTTCTTAATAATTCTAAGTATAAAATAGTTGCCTATGGTGCTGGTGGACGGGGAGTTATGACCATTGCAGCATTAAAAAATTATAAATATTTCAATGTAATTATTGATAAAAATCCTAAAGGTGACAATATTTATTTACCAAAAACTCATATTCCTATAAAAAAACCTGAATTTTTAATCAATACCAGAGTTGATTATATTTTTGTTTTTAGTTATGGTTATTTTAAAGAGATTATTCAAGAACTATCTAAATACGGTTACAGTAAAAAACAATTTGTTTCGTTACTGGATTTTTCATGA
- a CDS encoding NAD-dependent epimerase/dehydratase family protein → MNPKIIIHGASSFLGKNFTKSLIENGYEIFILSRPSSNLSFLPNKKEIKIFRYNHIEEILQKKILSNLNYNIFFEFSWYGVFNDKRNDPQQLTINIPLIINSIKIAKHLHSKHWIGFGSQAEYGIHNYKISEETPCNPTTLYGKAKYICSQIANILCTAYGIEYTWLRIFSLYGPNDNHKWFINYLIEKLLLNEEIDMTLGEQKWDYLYIDDAVDALMKLITVEKGLGIINLASGNSIRLKDLVLLAKKLTQSDSKINFGKIPYREDQVMNMEADISKISQLLGWKPKYDYWQGLLKMINEYKKEWNLSK, encoded by the coding sequence ATGAATCCCAAAATTATTATACATGGTGCCAGTAGTTTTTTAGGCAAAAATTTTACAAAATCATTAATAGAGAACGGATATGAAATTTTTATTTTATCACGGCCTTCTTCAAATCTTTCATTTTTGCCCAATAAAAAAGAAATTAAAATATTTAGATATAACCATATTGAAGAAATATTACAGAAAAAAATATTGAGCAACCTAAATTATAATATTTTTTTTGAATTTTCCTGGTATGGTGTTTTTAATGATAAAAGAAATGATCCACAACAGCTTACTATTAATATACCCTTAATCATAAATTCAATCAAAATAGCAAAACATTTACATTCAAAACATTGGATAGGATTTGGTTCACAAGCCGAGTATGGTATTCATAACTATAAAATTTCAGAAGAAACACCCTGTAATCCAACAACACTTTATGGAAAAGCAAAATATATTTGTTCACAAATTGCTAATATACTTTGTACTGCATATGGAATTGAATATACTTGGTTAAGAATATTTTCACTTTATGGTCCCAATGATAATCATAAATGGTTTATCAATTATTTAATTGAGAAATTATTGTTAAATGAAGAAATTGATATGACCTTAGGAGAACAAAAGTGGGATTACTTATATATTGATGACGCAGTTGATGCGTTGATGAAATTAATCACCGTTGAAAAGGGTTTAGGAATAATCAATCTAGCATCTGGTAATAGTATTAGACTAAAGGATCTTGTTTTATTGGCGAAAAAATTGACACAATCGGATTCTAAAATTAATTTCGGCAAAATACCTTACAGAGAAGACCAAGTAATGAATATGGAAGCGGATATTTCAAAAATATCTCAACTATTAGGTTGGAAACCTAAATATGATTATTGGCAAGGATTACTTAAAATGATAAATGAGTATAAGAAAGAATGGAACTTGAGCAAATAG
- a CDS encoding transketolase: MELEQIARNIRREIVIMHARANASHIGSALSIVDILTILYFKVMNIDPKNPNFKNRDKFILSKGHASSALYATLAERGFFAKALLESFYMDHGQLPGHLDKESVPGIEVSSGSLGHGLSIGVGFSIANKIDNLDSHVYVLCGDGELNEGSVWEAIMFASHKKLNNLTLIVDYNKLQAFGKTNEVVNLEPLKDKFLAFNWYAIEINGHDFKEIEKALLIKLDKPKAIIAHTIKGKGVSFMENKLEWHYKSPNKEQLQQALYELNDK, from the coding sequence ATGGAACTTGAGCAAATAGCCCGAAACATAAGACGAGAGATAGTTATTATGCATGCTCGTGCAAATGCATCTCATATCGGTTCAGCACTTTCAATAGTTGACATTTTAACTATTTTGTATTTCAAAGTAATGAATATTGATCCTAAGAATCCCAATTTTAAAAATAGAGACAAATTTATTTTAAGTAAAGGACACGCCAGTTCTGCATTATATGCAACATTAGCTGAAAGAGGTTTTTTTGCCAAAGCTTTATTAGAGAGTTTTTATATGGATCATGGGCAATTGCCAGGGCACTTGGATAAAGAAAGTGTGCCAGGTATAGAAGTTTCTTCAGGTTCTTTGGGACATGGTTTATCAATTGGGGTTGGTTTTTCAATTGCAAATAAAATTGATAATCTTGACAGTCATGTTTATGTATTATGTGGTGACGGAGAATTAAACGAAGGCTCTGTCTGGGAAGCAATCATGTTTGCTTCTCATAAAAAGTTAAATAACCTAACTTTAATAGTGGATTATAATAAACTCCAAGCTTTTGGAAAAACAAATGAAGTTGTTAATTTAGAACCTTTGAAAGATAAATTTTTAGCATTTAACTGGTACGCAATTGAAATTAATGGTCATGATTTTAAAGAAATAGAAAAAGCATTACTCATAAAACTTGATAAACCAAAGGCAATTATAGCTCATACTATAAAAGGGAAAGGAGTTAGTTTTATGGAGAATAAATTAGAATGGCATTATAAATCCCCTAATAAAGAACAATTACAACAAGCATTATATGAACTTAATGATAAGTAA